A window from Deinococcus misasensis DSM 22328 encodes these proteins:
- a CDS encoding helix-turn-helix domain-containing protein, producing the protein MGSKVKVRPLSETEVQHIQDQLKSKDAFTVRRSQILLASHEGQVVSQIARSLRIATQTVRNTFRAFEADGLASLHEQSH; encoded by the coding sequence ATGGGCAGCAAAGTCAAAGTCCGACCCCTCAGCGAAACAGAAGTCCAGCACATCCAAGATCAGCTCAAATCCAAAGACGCCTTCACGGTGCGGCGCAGCCAGATTCTGCTGGCCAGCCATGAGGGTCAGGTGGTCTCCCAAATTGCCAGGTCCCTGAGAATCGCCACCCAAACAGTACGCAACACTTTTAGAGCTTTTGAAGCAGACGGTTTAGCGAGCCTACACGAACAATCCCAT
- the rpsB gene encoding 30S ribosomal protein S2, whose product MSYISMKQLLEAGVHFGHETKRWNPKFKRFIFAERNGIFIIDLQKTLKQIDRSFDFIKETAERGGVILFVGTKKQAQEIVELEARRTGMPFVTQRWLGGMLTNFRTIRSRIDRLEELNEMIETGAINARPKAERIELQNERDRLERYVGGIRNMTRLPDALFVVDPTKEVIAVQEANKLGIPVIALADTDSNPDVIDYIVPGNDDAIRSIQLITNRIGDLVVEARGGGEVVSSAAVVEEEAQGEEEAVVQE is encoded by the coding sequence ATGTCTTACATCAGCATGAAGCAACTGCTCGAGGCAGGCGTGCACTTCGGCCACGAAACCAAGCGCTGGAACCCCAAATTCAAGCGTTTCATTTTCGCCGAGCGCAACGGCATTTTCATCATTGACCTGCAAAAAACCCTCAAGCAGATTGACCGCAGCTTTGACTTCATCAAAGAGACCGCCGAACGCGGTGGCGTGATCCTGTTCGTGGGCACCAAGAAGCAAGCCCAGGAAATCGTGGAACTCGAAGCCCGTCGCACCGGCATGCCCTTTGTGACCCAGCGCTGGCTCGGTGGGATGCTCACCAACTTCCGCACCATCCGCAGCCGCATTGATCGCCTCGAAGAACTCAACGAGATGATCGAAACTGGCGCGATCAACGCCCGTCCCAAAGCCGAGCGCATTGAGCTGCAAAACGAGCGTGACCGCCTGGAGCGCTACGTGGGCGGCATCCGCAACATGACCCGTCTTCCTGACGCCCTGTTCGTTGTGGACCCCACCAAAGAAGTGATTGCTGTGCAGGAAGCCAACAAACTCGGCATTCCTGTGATTGCCCTCGCTGACACCGACTCCAACCCTGACGTGATTGACTACATCGTTCCTGGCAACGATGACGCCATCCGCTCCATTCAACTGATCACCAACCGCATCGGCGACCTCGTTGTCGAAGCCCGTGGTGGCGGCGAAGTTGTTTCCAGCGCTGCCGTTGTT